A region from the Acidobacteriota bacterium genome encodes:
- the nuoK gene encoding NADH-quinone oxidoreductase subunit NuoK, producing the protein MEPSLASYLALSGILFTIGTVGVIFKRNAIGMFMCIELMLNAVNLTFVAFSRYYADTTGQLFVFMVMSVAAAEAAVGLGIIIAFFRNSRSVDVDDASLMKN; encoded by the coding sequence ATGGAACCGAGTTTAGCCAGTTATTTGGCGTTATCAGGAATATTGTTCACGATCGGCACCGTCGGCGTTATTTTCAAACGCAACGCGATCGGGATGTTTATGTGTATCGAGCTGATGCTCAATGCGGTGAACCTGACCTTCGTGGCGTTCTCGCGTTATTACGCTGATACGACCGGGCAGCTTTTTGTCTTTATGGTAATGTCGGTGGCCGCCGCCGAAGCCGCCGTCGGCCTCGGCATCATCATCGCATTCTTCCGCAACAGCCGAAGTGTCGATGTCGATGACGCGAGTTTGATGAAGAATTAG
- a CDS encoding NADH-quinone oxidoreductase subunit J translates to MVGTVLFFLFAGLAIACAVSMVYHKNPLYSAISLVGVFISLSCIYVTLAAPFIAAVQILIYAGAIMVLVVFVIMLLNLDDDKPLNRLRYLYALGGGLGVILLAQTFFIFYAVMKAPNHAVDPDTTAGKTMDIGRAMYSEYLLPVEIVGVLLMMAVIGSVILARRLTQPQLELVVDRESEKHHDAQ, encoded by the coding sequence ATGGTGGGAACGGTATTATTTTTTCTGTTTGCCGGCCTCGCGATCGCATGTGCGGTATCGATGGTCTATCACAAAAATCCGCTTTACAGCGCGATATCGCTGGTTGGCGTGTTTATCTCGCTGTCGTGCATTTATGTCACGCTGGCGGCGCCGTTCATTGCGGCGGTTCAGATACTGATCTATGCCGGGGCGATAATGGTCCTGGTCGTGTTTGTGATCATGCTCTTGAATCTGGACGACGACAAACCGCTCAACCGTTTGCGATACCTGTACGCACTAGGCGGCGGACTCGGAGTGATCTTGCTGGCACAGACGTTTTTTATCTTCTACGCAGTGATGAAGGCCCCGAACCATGCGGTCGATCCTGACACAACTGCAGGCAAGACAATGGATATCGGGCGTGCAATGTACAGCGAATATTTGCTGCCTGTCGAGATCGTCGGCGTACTGCTGATGATGGCGGTGATCGGATCGGTGATCTTGGCAAGGCGTCTGACGCAGCCGCAGCTCGAACTCGTGGTCGATCGTGAGTCGGAAAAGCATCACGATGCACAATAG
- the nuoH gene encoding NADH-quinone oxidoreductase subunit NuoH yields the protein MESALKIAFPFIVIVVGITAAFGGVMMIVAYTVLAERKVLGWIQGRVGPNRVGPWGLFQPFADLLKFIFKEDLTPDKSTKFVYFLAPLVALTCALMPMVLYPFGPTIKDPLTWVSPYLISAVQWIPAVGGSLVEAVNWLVPQAMNMPLTIARIDVGVLFVLGITSVGVYGIALAGWSSNSKYSLMGGLRSSAQMISYELAMGASVIGVVMLAGTLDLNGIINGQINSPFKWYIIPQIIGFFVFLLAAFAETNRVPFDLPEAETELVAGFHTEYSALKFALFFMAEYVNMFTVSMMCTVLFLGGWYIPGLGWLATATGLEAWIGWGTVGYALISHLGFIAKICGFLFLYIWIRGTLPRFRFDQLMNFGWKFLLPVAIANVILTIVVVFFLNR from the coding sequence ATGGAATCTGCTTTAAAAATTGCATTTCCTTTTATTGTGATCGTGGTCGGGATAACCGCTGCGTTTGGCGGTGTGATGATGATCGTCGCCTATACCGTGCTTGCGGAGCGTAAAGTGCTCGGATGGATCCAGGGCCGAGTCGGGCCCAATCGCGTTGGCCCGTGGGGTCTTTTTCAGCCGTTCGCTGATCTGCTCAAGTTCATCTTCAAGGAAGATCTGACGCCGGATAAATCGACGAAGTTCGTATATTTTCTGGCTCCGTTGGTGGCACTAACTTGTGCATTGATGCCGATGGTCTTATATCCGTTCGGACCGACGATCAAGGATCCGCTGACGTGGGTTTCGCCTTACCTGATCTCGGCTGTTCAATGGATCCCGGCTGTCGGAGGTTCGCTTGTCGAAGCGGTCAACTGGCTCGTGCCGCAGGCGATGAATATGCCGCTCACCATCGCCCGGATCGACGTAGGAGTACTGTTTGTACTCGGGATCACGTCAGTCGGCGTTTACGGTATCGCACTAGCTGGTTGGTCATCGAACAGCAAATACAGCTTGATGGGCGGCCTTCGTTCGTCTGCCCAGATGATCAGCTACGAGCTCGCAATGGGAGCATCCGTCATTGGTGTCGTGATGCTGGCCGGAACTCTCGATCTCAACGGCATCATCAACGGTCAGATCAATTCGCCGTTCAAGTGGTATATCATCCCGCAGATCATCGGATTCTTTGTATTCCTGCTCGCGGCGTTTGCCGAGACCAACCGCGTGCCATTCGATCTGCCTGAGGCCGAGACCGAACTTGTTGCCGGTTTCCATACTGAATATTCGGCGCTCAAGTTCGCGCTGTTCTTTATGGCCGAGTACGTTAACATGTTCACGGTCTCAATGATGTGTACGGTGCTGTTCCTGGGCGGCTGGTACATTCCGGGCCTCGGCTGGCTCGCAACGGCGACCGGCCTCGAAGCGTGGATCGGATGGGGGACCGTCGGCTACGCCCTCATCAGCCATTTAGGGTTCATCGCGAAGATCTGTGGATTTTTGTTCTTGTATATCTGGATCCGCGGAACGCTGCCGCGATTCCGTTTTGATCAGCTGATGAATTTCGGCTGGAAGTTTTTGCTGCCCGTCGCGATCGCAAATGTGATCCTAACGATCGTGGTAGTTTTCTTTTTGAATCGGTAG
- a CDS encoding molybdopterin-dependent oxidoreductase, whose protein sequence is MSEQIKVTINEQEFDVDAGARLIDVCRDKGFGVPSFCYYHDLEVQASCRMCLVRIDKMPKLQTSCTIKCTDGMVVTTESEEVEKAQRAMGEFLLTNHPLDCPVCDRGGECELQEVIFDWGDVEQRFSEKKNADPEKYLSPIVANDPQRCILCKRCTRVCDEWMGEDAIEAGNRGVNTVIGTYGGWLNCSQCGNCIEVCPTGTLLDGVYRHETRPWELEQTVTTDVYGSDGMQLSIGSRSGRVHRIVARDRYVNGLNGEFLDVKARFAHEFVNHDDRIKTPMIRYSKGGKLIPATWDAAIKFAADKLKEHGKNVGVIASPRLTNEAIFTLARFAKEAAGSDNIAVSDVSDLAPVFENLSVPLCTHKEIRHAKTIVLIGGEPEEEQSYTAKQIRQAVRNGGAKFICVNDTPINLSRRAMQFIHVNSGSIDAFALAFADGGSSSMAAGKLGIDASEIDAVRKTISETVGDLIIMFGCELSAEAQAAIAASASGFAAEDRRVTLHPLPRYNNSVGANDMTPGRRSVDDVVKNSKALLIGGSLQDAGVLSGKDFVVVQELFQTETTDHADVVFPAASFAEVDGTFTNNAGNVQRVRKAIEPVHQSKPDWMITAMIAREMGAEIAPDWSASSVFRNLADATPAYEGLRYPALKDESEPVQAKYSAAGGDVSAHVNALKAKVEAMADVAEKITDVPKVGHKLHRLTTMTSKTRQFHLLAHGNPKPANLLVSPLIQFGLDGVSKEEGLAEAAAVGVSDRSAPGK, encoded by the coding sequence ATGTCAGAACAGATAAAAGTAACGATAAACGAGCAGGAATTTGACGTTGACGCCGGTGCGCGGCTGATCGACGTGTGCCGCGACAAAGGGTTTGGTGTTCCTTCGTTTTGCTATTACCACGACCTCGAGGTCCAGGCCTCTTGCCGTATGTGTTTGGTGCGGATCGACAAAATGCCCAAGCTGCAGACCTCGTGCACCATCAAATGTACTGACGGCATGGTCGTTACCACCGAGTCCGAAGAGGTAGAAAAGGCTCAGCGAGCGATGGGCGAATTCTTGCTGACCAATCATCCGCTCGATTGCCCCGTTTGCGACCGCGGCGGCGAATGCGAGCTGCAGGAGGTCATCTTCGACTGGGGAGATGTCGAACAGCGATTCAGCGAGAAGAAGAATGCCGACCCCGAAAAATATCTATCGCCGATCGTCGCCAACGACCCGCAGCGGTGCATCTTGTGCAAACGATGTACGCGTGTGTGCGATGAATGGATGGGCGAGGACGCGATCGAGGCAGGGAACCGCGGCGTTAATACCGTCATCGGTACATACGGCGGCTGGCTAAACTGTTCGCAATGCGGCAACTGCATCGAGGTTTGTCCGACGGGAACGCTGCTCGACGGCGTTTACCGCCACGAAACCCGGCCATGGGAACTCGAACAGACCGTCACGACCGACGTTTACGGCTCGGACGGTATGCAGCTTTCGATCGGTTCGCGTTCAGGCAGGGTCCATCGCATCGTCGCACGCGACCGTTACGTCAACGGCCTGAACGGCGAATTTCTCGATGTCAAGGCACGTTTTGCCCACGAATTCGTCAACCACGATGATCGCATAAAAACGCCGATGATCCGCTATTCGAAAGGCGGAAAGCTCATTCCGGCGACATGGGACGCGGCGATCAAATTTGCGGCTGACAAATTAAAGGAGCACGGCAAGAACGTCGGCGTCATTGCCAGTCCGAGGCTGACGAACGAAGCGATATTCACGCTCGCCCGTTTTGCGAAAGAAGCGGCCGGAAGCGATAATATCGCGGTCTCAGACGTGTCCGACCTCGCACCGGTATTTGAAAATCTAAGTGTCCCGCTCTGCACGCACAAGGAGATCCGCCACGCCAAAACGATCGTTCTGATCGGCGGCGAGCCCGAAGAAGAACAAAGCTATACTGCCAAACAGATCCGACAGGCCGTACGAAATGGCGGTGCGAAATTCATCTGCGTCAACGACACCCCGATCAACCTTTCGCGGCGTGCAATGCAGTTCATACATGTCAACTCAGGTTCTATCGATGCGTTTGCATTGGCGTTTGCGGACGGCGGAAGCAGTTCAATGGCAGCGGGCAAACTCGGGATCGACGCGAGCGAGATCGATGCCGTCCGAAAAACGATCAGCGAGACCGTCGGCGATCTGATCATCATGTTCGGATGCGAATTATCGGCTGAGGCTCAGGCTGCGATCGCGGCTTCGGCGTCAGGATTTGCGGCGGAAGATCGCCGAGTAACGCTTCATCCGCTGCCGAGATACAACAACTCTGTCGGTGCGAACGACATGACGCCGGGGCGGCGATCAGTTGATGACGTTGTTAAAAATTCAAAAGCATTGCTGATAGGCGGCAGCTTGCAGGACGCGGGCGTGCTTAGTGGAAAAGACTTTGTGGTCGTACAGGAGCTTTTCCAGACCGAGACGACCGATCACGCAGATGTGGTCTTTCCGGCGGCGAGTTTTGCTGAGGTCGACGGCACATTTACTAACAATGCGGGCAATGTACAGCGTGTCCGCAAGGCTATCGAGCCGGTTCATCAGTCGAAACCCGATTGGATGATAACGGCAATGATCGCACGCGAAATGGGAGCCGAAATTGCCCCGGACTGGTCGGCATCGTCGGTTTTCCGCAACCTCGCAGATGCGACGCCGGCGTACGAGGGCCTGCGTTATCCGGCATTGAAGGACGAATCGGAACCCGTCCAGGCGAAATATTCGGCGGCAGGCGGCGACGTTTCAGCTCACGTCAATGCCCTCAAGGCAAAGGTCGAAGCGATGGCCGATGTCGCGGAAAAAATTACAGACGTACCAAAGGTCGGCCACAAACTGCACCGTTTGACGACGATGACCAGCAAGACACGGCAGTTTCACCTGCTTGCTCACGGCAATCCAAAGCCGGCGAATCTACTGGTGTCGCCGCTTATCCAGTTCGGTCTGGATGGCGTGTCCAAGGAAGAAGGGTTGGCCGAGGCCGCCGCCGTAGGAGTGTCGGACCGATCCGCGCCCGGTAAATAG
- a CDS encoding DUF1579 domain-containing protein, with protein MKFDESRLSGPHAELAKLVGEWQGPTKTWFEPNVVADESPMTGRMTAILGGRFVLHEYQGEMLGKPFEGVAIYGFDLATKKFQAAWVDSFHMSTAIMLSEGDPGDRFSVNGSYYTGPETPRWGWRTEIEILDGDNIVLTAFNVSPEGEEAKATETRYTRKN; from the coding sequence ATGAAATTTGACGAATCAAGGCTGAGCGGGCCACACGCCGAACTCGCAAAACTGGTCGGCGAATGGCAGGGCCCGACGAAAACCTGGTTCGAGCCCAATGTCGTGGCGGACGAATCGCCGATGACCGGCAGAATGACAGCGATACTCGGCGGTAGATTTGTCCTTCACGAGTATCAAGGTGAAATGCTGGGCAAACCGTTCGAGGGCGTGGCGATCTATGGATTTGACCTCGCGACTAAGAAATTTCAAGCGGCGTGGGTAGATAGTTTTCATATGTCCACGGCGATCATGCTTTCTGAAGGTGATCCAGGCGACAGGTTCTCGGTGAACGGATCGTATTATACGGGACCGGAAACGCCGCGTTGGGGCTGGCGGACCGAGATCGAGATTTTGGACGGCGATAATATCGTATTGACGGCATTTAACGTCTCGCCTGAGGGCGAAGAGGCTAAGGCGACCGAGACCAGATATACGCGAAAGAATTAA
- a CDS encoding 30S ribosomal protein THX yields the protein MGKGDKRSRRGKIFAGSFGKTRPKRKGKAVKPAEDKPAKATKKAK from the coding sequence ATGGGAAAAGGTGATAAACGATCGAGAAGAGGCAAGATCTTTGCCGGCAGCTTTGGCAAGACGCGACCGAAACGGAAAGGGAAGGCTGTAAAACCGGCGGAAGACAAGCCGGCGAAAGCGACCAAGAAGGCAAAATAG
- the nuoF gene encoding NADH-quinone oxidoreductase subunit NuoF, giving the protein MHVKDGHTLKVYRDHGGYKALEKALKMAPADVIDEVKKSALRGRGGAGFPTGMKWSFVPKDSPKVKYVVCNADESEPGTFKDRYLMERDPHALLEGMIIAGWALGSTTGFIYTRGEYKYLIDVMDVAIAEAREAGLLGKNILGSGLDMDIHTHTGAGAYICGEETALLSSLEGHRGHPRLKPPFPAVEGVYASPTVVNNVETLTAVPQIINMGGEAWQKLGTEKSGGTKLWSVSGHVNKPGVYELPMGYADMEKFIMEDCGGIRGGKKLKACIPGGSSVYIMNAGQIVGKNVPMDYEGLVAAGSSVGSGGFIVMDETVDIVESTKNLTEFYKHESCGWCTPCREGTDWLVKIFNRISEGSGRPEDAQLMLDICDNIEGKSFCPLGDAAAWPIQSAIKQFPDDFKKWLVDKTASNGVTANI; this is encoded by the coding sequence ATGCACGTCAAGGACGGGCATACACTCAAAGTGTATCGCGATCACGGCGGTTACAAAGCGCTTGAAAAGGCGCTCAAGATGGCTCCGGCGGATGTGATCGACGAGGTCAAGAAATCGGCGCTTCGCGGACGCGGCGGTGCGGGTTTTCCTACGGGAATGAAGTGGTCGTTCGTGCCGAAAGACTCGCCGAAGGTCAAATACGTCGTCTGCAACGCTGACGAATCCGAGCCCGGAACGTTCAAAGACCGTTATCTGATGGAACGCGACCCGCACGCCTTGCTCGAAGGTATGATCATCGCGGGCTGGGCTTTGGGTTCGACGACCGGATTCATCTACACACGCGGCGAATACAAATATCTTATCGACGTGATGGACGTCGCGATCGCCGAGGCACGTGAAGCCGGATTGCTCGGCAAAAACATTCTCGGTTCTGGTTTGGATATGGATATCCACACCCACACCGGTGCCGGAGCTTACATTTGCGGCGAAGAGACCGCTCTTCTGAGTTCGCTAGAGGGTCATCGCGGACATCCGCGTTTGAAGCCGCCTTTTCCTGCGGTCGAGGGCGTTTATGCTTCGCCGACCGTCGTCAATAATGTCGAGACGCTCACTGCCGTTCCGCAGATCATAAATATGGGCGGCGAGGCTTGGCAGAAGCTCGGCACCGAAAAGAGCGGCGGTACAAAACTTTGGTCCGTCAGCGGACACGTGAATAAACCCGGAGTTTACGAGCTTCCGATGGGCTATGCCGACATGGAAAAGTTCATCATGGAAGACTGCGGCGGGATCCGCGGCGGCAAAAAGCTCAAGGCCTGTATTCCGGGCGGTTCGAGCGTTTACATAATGAACGCCGGCCAGATCGTCGGCAAGAATGTGCCGATGGACTACGAAGGCCTCGTCGCGGCGGGCTCATCTGTCGGCTCGGGCGGATTTATCGTGATGGACGAGACGGTCGACATCGTCGAATCGACCAAGAATCTTACCGAATTCTACAAACACGAGTCCTGCGGCTGGTGTACGCCTTGCCGCGAAGGCACGGATTGGCTCGTCAAGATATTTAACCGCATTTCCGAGGGCAGCGGACGGCCCGAGGATGCCCAGTTGATGCTCGATATCTGCGACAACATCGAGGGTAAATCGTTCTGCCCGCTGGGCGACGCGGCAGCATGGCCGATACAGAGTGCGATCAAACAGTTTCCGGATGATTTTAAAAAGTGGCTGGTCGATAAGACCGCATCTAATGGTGTGACGGCCAATATATAA
- the nuoE gene encoding NADH-quinone oxidoreductase subunit NuoE yields the protein MAAATPTSYTDKILVSDEVAEFSAAVVEEMKMHVAKYPAERSRSALIPLLFVIQRERGWVDNPGVNFLAKFLNLEVTDVWETATFYSMFNMRPVGRHHIQICKTLSCKIMGEPEITDHICSKLGIHPGETTEDGKYTVTMVECLGSCGTAPMMQIGFDYHEDLTTEKVDKILEACK from the coding sequence ATGGCAGCAGCAACACCAACAAGTTATACAGATAAGATCCTCGTCTCGGACGAAGTGGCTGAGTTTTCGGCTGCGGTCGTTGAGGAGATGAAGATGCACGTTGCGAAATATCCGGCCGAGCGGAGCCGTTCGGCTTTGATACCGCTATTGTTCGTAATCCAACGCGAACGCGGGTGGGTCGATAATCCGGGCGTCAATTTTCTTGCGAAGTTTTTGAATCTTGAGGTCACGGACGTCTGGGAAACGGCGACGTTTTACTCGATGTTCAATATGAGGCCCGTCGGGCGGCATCACATACAGATCTGCAAGACGCTGTCGTGCAAGATCATGGGCGAGCCCGAGATCACCGATCATATCTGCTCGAAACTAGGTATTCACCCCGGCGAGACGACCGAGGACGGTAAATACACCGTAACAATGGTCGAATGCCTCGGCAGTTGCGGCACCGCACCGATGATGCAGATCGGGTTTGATTATCACGAAGATCTGACGACTGAGAAGGTAGACAAGATCCTGGAGGCGTGCAAATAG
- the nuoD gene encoding NADH dehydrogenase (quinone) subunit D: protein MTLSMGPQHPSTHGVLRLDLKLDGELVVGCIPDIGYLHTGMEKLFEYKKYQQGIVITDRMDYLNPLGNNLAYVMAAEKLLDLEIPERAQVIRVLMCELQRIASHMVWLGTHCLDIGAMSVFFYCFRQREKILNLIEAASGGRMTPSYFRIGGLMMDLPAGFESRCRQFLADFPAAMDTFDTLVTGNTIWMSRTKGIGVIERDEAINWGLTGPCLRGSGVELDLRRHNPYTGYETYDFDIPVEQDGDVWARFKVRMRECLESYKIVRQALDRLKLGPIKADSPKIVLPDRDDMRKHMDSLIHHFLIVAEGFNVPEGEVYHAIEASKGELGVYMKSNGGPKPERVHFRGPSFVNLAALPVMSEGEMVADVVAIIGSLDIVLGEIDR from the coding sequence ATGACACTGTCGATGGGGCCGCAGCATCCTTCGACCCACGGCGTCCTGCGTCTCGATCTCAAACTCGACGGCGAACTTGTCGTCGGCTGCATCCCCGACATCGGATATCTCCATACGGGAATGGAGAAGCTCTTCGAATACAAGAAATACCAGCAGGGTATCGTTATCACTGACCGGATGGATTATCTCAATCCGCTCGGAAACAACCTCGCTTATGTGATGGCGGCGGAAAAACTGCTCGATCTGGAAATTCCCGAACGTGCTCAGGTCATCCGCGTGCTGATGTGCGAACTTCAGCGTATCGCTTCGCACATGGTCTGGCTCGGAACGCACTGTCTCGATATCGGTGCCATGTCGGTCTTCTTTTACTGTTTCCGCCAACGCGAGAAGATCCTGAACCTGATCGAGGCCGCATCCGGCGGTCGAATGACGCCGAGCTATTTCCGCATCGGTGGCCTAATGATGGACCTGCCTGCCGGTTTTGAGAGCCGCTGCCGACAGTTCCTCGCAGATTTTCCGGCGGCGATGGACACGTTTGACACCCTCGTCACTGGCAACACGATCTGGATGAGCCGCACCAAGGGCATCGGCGTCATCGAACGCGACGAAGCGATCAACTGGGGCCTGACAGGTCCGTGCCTGCGAGGCAGCGGTGTCGAACTCGACCTCAGACGGCATAATCCGTACACAGGTTACGAGACATACGATTTTGATATTCCGGTCGAACAGGACGGCGACGTCTGGGCACGGTTCAAGGTCAGAATGCGTGAATGTCTCGAGTCGTACAAGATCGTCCGCCAGGCTCTAGACCGCCTGAAACTGGGACCGATCAAAGCCGACAGCCCAAAGATCGTGCTGCCCGATCGCGACGATATGCGAAAGCATATGGATTCGCTGATCCACCATTTTCTGATCGTCGCCGAGGGATTCAACGTTCCCGAAGGCGAGGTCTATCACGCCATCGAAGCGTCAAAAGGCGAGCTCGGCGTTTACATGAAATCGAACGGCGGCCCCAAACCCGAACGTGTCCATTTCCGCGGCCCCAGCTTCGTTAACCTTGCCGCTCTGCCCGTGATGAGCGAGGGTGAGATGGTCGCTGACGTTGTGGCGATCATTGGTAGTTTGGATATTGTGTTGGGTGAAATAGATAGGTAA
- a CDS encoding NADH-quinone oxidoreductase subunit C, which translates to MTEKLHEYVEKIKAKDAAWVVSVVEGHGEVTVTVPRGSVVDVCAFLKREHDFDMLADLCGADRGPEEDPRFEVNYHLFSTIHYSRLRLKVLLADDEPNVPTVSGLWKTANWHERETYDLVGIKFDGHPDLRRILLPSDFDGHALRKDYPLRGYEPYSLN; encoded by the coding sequence ATGACTGAGAAACTCCACGAATATGTGGAAAAGATAAAGGCAAAGGACGCTGCTTGGGTAGTGTCTGTGGTCGAAGGGCACGGTGAGGTGACCGTTACGGTACCACGCGGGTCGGTCGTCGATGTTTGCGCTTTCTTGAAACGCGAGCATGATTTTGACATGCTCGCCGACCTCTGCGGGGCCGATCGCGGTCCCGAGGAAGACCCTCGGTTCGAGGTCAATTATCATCTGTTCTCGACGATCCATTACAGCCGCCTGCGTTTGAAGGTGCTGCTTGCGGACGACGAGCCGAATGTGCCGACGGTCTCCGGGCTGTGGAAGACGGCAAATTGGCACGAACGCGAAACATACGATCTCGTCGGCATCAAGTTTGACGGCCATCCGGACCTGCGGCGCATCTTGCTGCCTTCGGATTTTGACGGGCATGCACTGAGAAAAGATTATCCGCTGCGAGGCTATGAGCCTTACAGCCTAAACTGA
- a CDS encoding NADH-quinone oxidoreductase subunit B — MGLENNLFESLPDVVTVKLDAVINWARKSSIWPATFGLACCAIEMMGTASSRQDISRFGAETFRASPRQADCMIVSGRVSRKMAPVLRRIYDQMPEPKWVISMGACATSGGVFDNYAIVQGVDKIVPVDIYIPGCPPRPEMLVHAIMMLQDKIMKESVKDRRDTYEPESRVSMVPGTLPVTEGTALEREMEAEVASGETSRPYSVPSKHERRRSS, encoded by the coding sequence ATGGGTTTAGAAAATAATCTATTCGAATCGCTGCCGGACGTCGTCACCGTCAAACTTGACGCCGTTATCAACTGGGCACGGAAAAGCAGCATTTGGCCAGCAACGTTCGGGCTCGCTTGCTGCGCGATTGAAATGATGGGAACGGCATCGTCGCGGCAGGATATTTCGCGTTTTGGGGCAGAGACATTTCGTGCCAGCCCGCGTCAGGCAGATTGCATGATCGTATCGGGGCGCGTTTCGCGAAAGATGGCTCCGGTACTTCGCCGGATCTACGATCAGATGCCCGAACCCAAATGGGTCATTTCGATGGGTGCCTGTGCGACATCGGGCGGTGTTTTTGATAACTATGCGATCGTCCAGGGCGTCGACAAGATCGTCCCGGTCGATATTTATATCCCGGGATGCCCGCCGCGTCCCGAAATGCTGGTTCACGCGATCATGATGTTGCAGGACAAGATCATGAAAGAGTCGGTCAAGGACCGCCGCGACACATATGAGCCGGAATCGCGCGTCTCGATGGTCCCAGGAACACTGCCGGTGACAGAAGGCACCGCACTCGAACGCGAAATGGAAGCCGAGGTCGCATCGGGCGAAACATCGCGGCCGTATTCAGTGCCATCGAAGCACGAACGGCGCAGATCGTCGTAG
- a CDS encoding NADH-quinone oxidoreductase subunit A encodes MSEYNVFDYVPIAIMFLVAAGFGVSQLLVTQLIGPRKRTATKLMPYECGKDPVGNARDKFSIKFYVVAVIFLLFDIEVLFMIPFAVAFKSLMADEKASGILYGTIAFIEILVFISTLVVGYIYVWKKGVFDWGMQARAEAREEAKRNAKRRRDDAESGIKLAA; translated from the coding sequence ATGTCTGAATACAACGTTTTCGATTACGTTCCTATTGCGATCATGTTTTTGGTCGCTGCCGGATTTGGTGTGAGCCAGCTGCTCGTCACGCAGCTGATCGGTCCGCGCAAGAGAACCGCTACCAAGCTGATGCCGTACGAATGCGGCAAAGATCCCGTCGGGAACGCCCGGGACAAGTTCTCGATAAAGTTTTATGTGGTCGCGGTCATATTTTTGCTGTTCGACATCGAAGTCCTGTTCATGATCCCGTTTGCAGTTGCTTTCAAGAGCCTGATGGCGGATGAAAAGGCGTCCGGAATTTTGTACGGCACTATCGCATTTATTGAGATCCTGGTCTTTATCTCGACGCTGGTCGTCGGATATATCTACGTTTGGAAGAAAGGCGTTTTCGATTGGGGAATGCAGGCTCGAGCCGAAGCACGCGAAGAGGCGAAGCGTAACGCAAAACGCCGCCGCGACGACGCTGAATCGGGCATTAAGCTTGCCGCATAG
- the thiS gene encoding sulfur carrier protein ThiS has protein sequence MTSISIKLNGETKTISDTPTLDLLLEHFSLPKQRVAIELNGNVVRRIDWAQTPVRDGDRIEVVHFVGGG, from the coding sequence ATGACCTCGATCAGCATCAAACTCAACGGCGAAACGAAAACCATTTCCGACACGCCCACGCTCGACCTGCTCCTCGAACATTTCTCACTGCCTAAACAACGCGTTGCGATCGAGTTGAACGGTAATGTCGTCCGCCGCATCGATTGGGCTCAAACGCCGGTCCGCGACGGTGACCGCATCGAGGTCGTCCACTTTGTCGGCGGAGGATAA